A DNA window from Hordeum vulgare subsp. vulgare chromosome 1H, MorexV3_pseudomolecules_assembly, whole genome shotgun sequence contains the following coding sequences:
- the LOC123402919 gene encoding probable uridine nucleosidase 2 — MAANGRQIRPAEKRETMKLIIDTDPGIDDSVAILMAFRAPGVEVLGLTTIFGNCTTAYATRNALILCEKAGRPDVPVAEGSAEPLKGGKPQVADFVHGSDGLGNISVPEPTIKKAEQTATEFLVDKVSQFPGEVSVLALGPLTNLALAMKMDPSFVTKVKKIVVLGGAFFAAGNATPSAEANIHSDPEAADIVFTSGADIAVVGLNITTQVSFTEADLSELRSSGGKQAQFLCDICKFYSDWHLHSYGDPAVFLHDPVSFAALVRPELFTFRKGVVRVETQGICRGHTSMDMGLKKFNSENAWSGYTPISVAWTVDTAKVVALVKELLSN; from the exons ATGGCGGCCAACGGGCGTCAGATCCGGCCGGCGGAGAAGAGGGAGACGATGAAGCTCATCATCGACACCGATCCCGGCATAG ACGACAGCGTGGCGATCTTGATGGCGTTCCGAGCGCCCGGCGTCGAGGTCCTAGGGCTCACCACCATCTTCGGCAACTGCACCACCGCATACGCCACCCGCAACGCGTTGATTCTG TGTGAGAAGGCAGGCCGTCCCGATGTGCCGGTGGCGGAGGGCAGCGCCGAGCCTCTCAAG GGAGGGAAGCCGCAGGTTGCCGACTTTGTTCACGGATCCGATGGCCTCGGGAACATATCTGTTCCTGAACCCACCATCAAGAAAGCAGAGCAAACCGCCACGGAATTTCTGGTCGACAAGGTGTCGCAGTTCCCCGGGGAGGTCTCGGTGCTCGCCTTGGGCCCTCTGACCAACCTCGCATTG GCCATGAAGATGGACCCCTCCTTTGTGACCAAGGTGAAGAAGATAGTCGTGCTGGGTGGAGCCTTCTTCGCAGCGGGGAATGCCACCCCTTCAGCTGAAGCAAAC ATCCACAGCGACCCGGAGGCGGCGGACATCGTGTTCACCTCCGGCGCGGATATCGCCGTGGTCGGCCTCAACATCACCACCCAGGTGAGCTTCACGGAGGCGGACCTGTCGGAGCTGAGGAGCTCCGGCGGGAAGCAGGCGCAGTTCCTCTGCGACATCTGCAAGTTCTACAGCGACTGGCACCTCCACTCGTACGGTGACCCCGCCGTGTTCCTCCACGACCCGGTGAGCTTCGCGGCGCTGGTCCGGCCGGAGCTCTTCACGTTCAGGAAGGGCGTGGTGCGGGTGGAGACCCAGGGCATCTGCAGAGGCCACACATCCATGGACATGGGGCTCAAGAA GTTCAATTCAGAGAACGCGTGGTCGGGCTACACGCCGATCTCGGTGGCTTGGACGGTTGATACGGCCAAGGTGGTCGCCTTGGTCAAGGAGCTCCTCAGCAATTAA